One region of Pongo pygmaeus isolate AG05252 chromosome 21, NHGRI_mPonPyg2-v2.0_pri, whole genome shotgun sequence genomic DNA includes:
- the PANK2 gene encoding pantothenate kinase 2, mitochondrial isoform X3, which translates to MSKSFFPWFGLDIGGTLVKLVYFEPKDITAEEEEEEVESLKSIRKYLTSNVAYGSTGIRDVHLELKDLTLCGRKGNLHFIRFPTHDMPAFIQMGRDKNFSSLHTVFCATGGGAYKFEQDFLTIGDLQLCKLDELDCLIKGILYIDSVGFNGRSQCYYFENPADSEKCQKLPFDLKNPYPLLLVNIGSGVSILAVYSKDNYKRVTGTSLGGGTFFGLCCLLTGCTTFEEALEMASRGDSTKVDKLVRDIYGGDYERFGLPGWAVASSFGNMMSKEKREAVSKEDLARATLITITNNIGSIARMCALNENINQVVFVGNFLRINTIAMRLLAYALDYWSKGQLKALFSEHEGYFGAVGALLELLKIP; encoded by the exons ATGTCAAAATCAT TTTTTCCATGGTTTGGACTGGATATTGGTGGAACTCTGGTCAAGCTGGTTTATTTTGAACCCAAAGACATCACTgctgaagaagaagaggaagaagtggAAAGTCTTAAAAGCATTCGGAAGTACCTGACCTCCAATGTGGCTTATGGGTCTACAGGCATTCGGGACGTGCACCTCGAGCTGAAGGACCTGACTCTGTGTGGACGCAAAGGCAATCTGCACTTTATACGCTTTCCCACTCATGACATGCCTGCTTTTATTCAAATGGGCAGAGATAAAAACTTCTCGAGTCTCCACACTGTCTTTTGTGCCACTGGAGGTGGAGCGTACAAATTTGAGCAGGATTTTCTCACA ATAGGTGATCTTCAGCTTTGCAAACTGGATGAACTAGATTGCTTGATAAAAGGAATTTTATACATTGACTCAGTTGGATTCAATGGACGGTCACAGTGCTATTACTTTGAAAACCCTGCTGATTCTGAAAAGTGTCAGAAGTTACCATTTGATTTGAAAAATCCGTATCCTCTGCTTCTGGTGAACATTGGCTCAGGGGTTAGCATCTTAGCAGTATATTCCAAAGATAATTACAAACGGGTCACAGGTACTAG TCTTGGAGGAGGAACTTTTTTTGGTCTCTGCTGTCTTCTTACTGGCTGTACCACTTTTGAAGAAGCTCTTGAAATGGCATCTCGTGGAGATAGCACCAAAGTGGATAAACTAGTACGAGATATTTATGGAGGGGACTATGAGAGGTTTGGACTGCCAGGCTGGGCTGTGGCTTCAAG CTTTGGAAACATGATGAGCAAGGAGAAGCGAGAGGCTGTCAGTAAAGAGGACCTTGCCAGAGCGACTttgatcaccatcaccaacaaCATTGGCTCAATAGCAAGAATGTGTGCCCTTAATGAA AACATTAACCAGGTGGTATTTGTTGGAAATTTCTTGAGAATTAATACGATCGCCATGCGGCTTTTGGCATATGCTTTGGATTATTGGTCCAAGGGGCAGTTGAAAGCACTTTTTTCGGAACACGAG GGTTATTTTGGAGCTGTTGGAGCACTCCTTGAGCTGTTGAAGATCCCGTGA
- the PANK2 gene encoding pantothenate kinase 2, mitochondrial isoform X5, with protein sequence MPAFIQMGRDKNFSSLHTVFCATGGGAYKFEQDFLTIGDLQLCKLDELDCLIKGILYIDSVGFNGRSQCYYFENPADSEKCQKLPFDLKNPYPLLLVNIGSGVSILAVYSKDNYKRVTGTSLGGGTFFGLCCLLTGCTTFEEALEMASRGDSTKVDKLVRDIYGGDYERFGLPGWAVASSFGNMMSKEKREAVSKEDLARATLITITNNIGSIARMCALNENINQVVFVGNFLRINTIAMRLLAYALDYWSKGQLKALFSEHEGYFGAVGALLELLKIP encoded by the exons ATGCCTGCTTTTATTCAAATGGGCAGAGATAAAAACTTCTCGAGTCTCCACACTGTCTTTTGTGCCACTGGAGGTGGAGCGTACAAATTTGAGCAGGATTTTCTCACA ATAGGTGATCTTCAGCTTTGCAAACTGGATGAACTAGATTGCTTGATAAAAGGAATTTTATACATTGACTCAGTTGGATTCAATGGACGGTCACAGTGCTATTACTTTGAAAACCCTGCTGATTCTGAAAAGTGTCAGAAGTTACCATTTGATTTGAAAAATCCGTATCCTCTGCTTCTGGTGAACATTGGCTCAGGGGTTAGCATCTTAGCAGTATATTCCAAAGATAATTACAAACGGGTCACAGGTACTAG TCTTGGAGGAGGAACTTTTTTTGGTCTCTGCTGTCTTCTTACTGGCTGTACCACTTTTGAAGAAGCTCTTGAAATGGCATCTCGTGGAGATAGCACCAAAGTGGATAAACTAGTACGAGATATTTATGGAGGGGACTATGAGAGGTTTGGACTGCCAGGCTGGGCTGTGGCTTCAAG CTTTGGAAACATGATGAGCAAGGAGAAGCGAGAGGCTGTCAGTAAAGAGGACCTTGCCAGAGCGACTttgatcaccatcaccaacaaCATTGGCTCAATAGCAAGAATGTGTGCCCTTAATGAA AACATTAACCAGGTGGTATTTGTTGGAAATTTCTTGAGAATTAATACGATCGCCATGCGGCTTTTGGCATATGCTTTGGATTATTGGTCCAAGGGGCAGTTGAAAGCACTTTTTTCGGAACACGAG GGTTATTTTGGAGCTGTTGGAGCACTCCTTGAGCTGTTGAAGATCCCGTGA
- the PANK2 gene encoding pantothenate kinase 2, mitochondrial isoform X4 encodes MVFPWFGLDIGGTLVKLVYFEPKDITAEEEEEEVESLKSIRKYLTSNVAYGSTGIRDVHLELKDLTLCGRKGNLHFIRFPTHDMPAFIQMGRDKNFSSLHTVFCATGGGAYKFEQDFLTIGDLQLCKLDELDCLIKGILYIDSVGFNGRSQCYYFENPADSEKCQKLPFDLKNPYPLLLVNIGSGVSILAVYSKDNYKRVTGTSLGGGTFFGLCCLLTGCTTFEEALEMASRGDSTKVDKLVRDIYGGDYERFGLPGWAVASSFGNMMSKEKREAVSKEDLARATLITITNNIGSIARMCALNENINQVVFVGNFLRINTIAMRLLAYALDYWSKGQLKALFSEHEGYFGAVGALLELLKIP; translated from the exons TTTTTCCATGGTTTGGACTGGATATTGGTGGAACTCTGGTCAAGCTGGTTTATTTTGAACCCAAAGACATCACTgctgaagaagaagaggaagaagtggAAAGTCTTAAAAGCATTCGGAAGTACCTGACCTCCAATGTGGCTTATGGGTCTACAGGCATTCGGGACGTGCACCTCGAGCTGAAGGACCTGACTCTGTGTGGACGCAAAGGCAATCTGCACTTTATACGCTTTCCCACTCATGACATGCCTGCTTTTATTCAAATGGGCAGAGATAAAAACTTCTCGAGTCTCCACACTGTCTTTTGTGCCACTGGAGGTGGAGCGTACAAATTTGAGCAGGATTTTCTCACA ATAGGTGATCTTCAGCTTTGCAAACTGGATGAACTAGATTGCTTGATAAAAGGAATTTTATACATTGACTCAGTTGGATTCAATGGACGGTCACAGTGCTATTACTTTGAAAACCCTGCTGATTCTGAAAAGTGTCAGAAGTTACCATTTGATTTGAAAAATCCGTATCCTCTGCTTCTGGTGAACATTGGCTCAGGGGTTAGCATCTTAGCAGTATATTCCAAAGATAATTACAAACGGGTCACAGGTACTAG TCTTGGAGGAGGAACTTTTTTTGGTCTCTGCTGTCTTCTTACTGGCTGTACCACTTTTGAAGAAGCTCTTGAAATGGCATCTCGTGGAGATAGCACCAAAGTGGATAAACTAGTACGAGATATTTATGGAGGGGACTATGAGAGGTTTGGACTGCCAGGCTGGGCTGTGGCTTCAAG CTTTGGAAACATGATGAGCAAGGAGAAGCGAGAGGCTGTCAGTAAAGAGGACCTTGCCAGAGCGACTttgatcaccatcaccaacaaCATTGGCTCAATAGCAAGAATGTGTGCCCTTAATGAA AACATTAACCAGGTGGTATTTGTTGGAAATTTCTTGAGAATTAATACGATCGCCATGCGGCTTTTGGCATATGCTTTGGATTATTGGTCCAAGGGGCAGTTGAAAGCACTTTTTTCGGAACACGAG GGTTATTTTGGAGCTGTTGGAGCACTCCTTGAGCTGTTGAAGATCCCGTGA